A region of Ictalurus furcatus strain D&B chromosome 1, Billie_1.0, whole genome shotgun sequence DNA encodes the following proteins:
- the apoeb gene encoding apolipoprotein Eb, with protein MKAVAFVLVAAIIAGCHTRAVPQADEPLVKWEETVDRFWQFISELNTHTDSVVENLKTDQLSRELDTLITNTMAELNVYRADIETKLGPHAKDASDQLKQDLDLLTSKLQTDMLNAKDRSTQYLQELKTMLKQNADDVKNRVNSYIRKLKKRLGTDTDLIRNTVATYLGELQSRGEQNAESVKTHFEPYAKQVQEGIGQKLGTITDLFQSQTQGVSQQLEEQANVLKQQLEQTADSLRISLEGRIEELTGLLNPYTEKIREQLQTVLEKIQEASAALPGPL; from the exons GCTGCCACACTCGCGCAGTGCCCCAGGCTGACGAGCCTCTGGTCAAGTGGGAAGAGACAGTGGATCGATTCTGGCAGTTCATCTCAGAGCTTAACACTCATACTGATAGTGTGGTTGAGAACTTGAAGACTGACCAACTCAGCAGGGAACTTGA TACTCTGATCACTAACACCATGGCTGAGCTGAACGTGTACAGGGCAGACATCGAGACCAAACTGGGCCCCCATGCTAAGGACGCCTCAGACCAGCTGAAGCAGGATCTGGATCTGCTGACCAGCAAGCTGCAGACTGACATGCTTAATGCCAAGGACCGCTCCACCCAGTACCTTCAGGAGCTGAAGACCATGTTGAAGCAGAATGCAGATGATGTCAAGAACCGTGTCAACAGCTACATTCGTAAACTCAAGAAGCGCCTGGGCACAGACACCGACTTGATCCGCAA CACTGTGGCCACTTACCTGGGTGAGCTGCAGTCCCGTGGTGAGCAGAATGCTGAGTCAGTAAAGACCCACTTCGAGCCCTACGCTAAACAGGTGCAAGAGGGCATCGGTCAGAAGTTGGGCACCATAACCGACTTGTTTCAGAGCCAGACCCAGGGAGTGAGCCAGCAGCTGGAGGAACAGGCCAATGTGCTGAAACAGCAGCTGGAGCAGACCGCCGACAGCTTGCGCATTTCCCTTGAGGGCCGGATTGAGGAGCTCACCGGCCTCCTGAATCCTTACACTGAGAAGATCCGTGAACAGCTGCAGACTGTCTTGGAAAAGATCCAAGAGGCCTCAGCTGCCCTCCCTGGCCCATTGTAA